The Urbifossiella limnaea nucleotide sequence TGGCGGATCGGGAAGGACAGCTTGAGCGCGCTCGTCGGGGTGGCCTCGTAGCGAAAGCCGTACTCCCCGCACTCGGTCGCCACGTTGCGGGTGAAGCTGTTGAGGCTACACGTCCACCAGAACCCGGCCCCCTCGTTGGCGTCGAACGGGAGCACCTGTTGCGGCAGCCGCTTGCCGCGCTTGACGCCGACGGCCAGGTTGCGGTCGATCACGTTGTAGACCTCGGTCCCGTCCTCCAGAAAGTAGCCGTGGCCGACGCTCTTGTACCCGACGTTGTCGCGGACCACGAGGTAGTCGGTGCCGTGAATCGTGAGCCAGCGGTTCTGACTGTCCCAGATCGAATTCCCGACGACGAAGCTGCCGCGCATCGTCTCGCGGCAGAGGTGGAAGTGGAGCGCGTACTTCCCGAGTACGCCGGGCTTGCCGAGGTGGCGGAACTCGGCGTAGCTCAGCGAGCCGGTGCTGCCGCGGTGGTACATCGTGTGCCCGCGCACGCCCTCCGGCGCCGCGCTCTCGACGATCACGTTGCGGCTCAGGTTCGCCACCTCACCGCGGTAGTCGCCGCCGCCGAGGTGGGCCATCGTCAGCGGCTCGTTCAGCGTGATGCCCGAACCGTCGTTCGACGTGATGGTCCGTTCCTCAGTCGTGGACTGCGTCTTGGCCGGGCCGTGGGTGCTGGTGCCGGTCACGATCACACGGTCCCCTGCCTTCCATCCGGTCACGGGCGTTTCGAGTGTCACCCTGGTGTCACCGACCTTCGCGTTCGCGCCGAGTCGCACCCAGGCGAGGTTCAGCGGCTGGCCGTGAAGATCCATCCGCCCGCCGCAGTTCACCACCGCCGGGCACTTGTCCTTGTCCATTCCGGCAACGTAGTGCAGGCGCACCAGCGCCGTCTTCCCCTTGGCGACGGGCCGGTCGGGCGTGCCGATCACCAGTTCCGGGCGGACGGCGGTGGGGTCGGCGGGCGGGGCGTGGTCGCAGTCGAATCCGTCCTCGCTGTACTCGTCGCCGGCCTGAATCTTGATGAGGCCGACGTTCAGCACCGTGTCGCGATCGGTGGCGAACACGACGGAGCCCGAGACGTTCAGGCCGCGGACCACAGCGTCGGAGCGCACGTCGTAGGTGACCGTGTGGCCGGCGCGGACCACGACGCGGCTGCCGGCACCGGGCACGACGTTGCCGATCCACGTGGCGGGGTCGGACCAGTTGCCGGACCGAGCCGATCTCAGGATTGGTGTCTCTTGCGCGAGCGAGACGGACGGAAGAAGAAGCACG carries:
- a CDS encoding G8 domain-containing protein, with the protein product MRLAALLVLLLPSVSLAQETPILRSARSGNWSDPATWIGNVVPGAGSRVVVRAGHTVTYDVRSDAVVRGLNVSGSVVFATDRDTVLNVGLIKIQAGDEYSEDGFDCDHAPPADPTAVRPELVIGTPDRPVAKGKTALVRLHYVAGMDKDKCPAVVNCGGRMDLHGQPLNLAWVRLGANAKVGDTRVTLETPVTGWKAGDRVIVTGTSTHGPAKTQSTTEERTITSNDGSGITLNEPLTMAHLGGGDYRGEVANLSRNVIVESAAPEGVRGHTMYHRGSTGSLSYAEFRHLGKPGVLGKYALHFHLCRETMRGSFVVGNSIWDSQNRWLTIHGTDYLVVRDNVGYKSVGHGYFLEDGTEVYNVIDRNLAVGVKRGKRLPQQVLPFDANEGAGFWWTCSLNSFTRNVATECGEYGFRYEATPTSALKLSFPIRQADGSRRLTDPRTLPFVRFEDNEVHSTNGLYGVNLGEGVNRVGPDERHPFVVKNLKVWDVHYGFRPQVPNLRVENLTLHKVAYGVYHPNYDGHYYRNVLISHTNTEPFNRGHDDLSVQYGRLVVDGLTFDSCRSGGMPLVQISDDNPTGAAVTHLRNVRTRNWTDTSRQRSLVNLGGGPRPVPKSEKGVSVYLHDWFGPGRTAQVVSVKSGEYKADESAFRSEPPLTGNESRVAEVSGVAFPEPPAVVDDLPPATVVTRVIRESGRLLVRGSCTDNGVVTKVTVNGRPARATTPNFAEWEVELEPGTQRVEARAEDAAANVEPTPMILAVK